TACTACAGATATTTTTCTTTTGCTGAAGCATCTTTGTTGATTTTTCAGAGTGTTGGTCAGAAGAACCTTGCTGAGACCACAGCACAAGGTGAGCACGGCACTCAACGGACAAAGCCACACACTCAAAGGGTTGAGATCGATCAAAGAAGAGCACACAATCATGGTCAGACATATGGTACCATAGTTGAACCTCATCATTTATATGTTTCTTCATAACATGCGTAAATAAGAGATGTGTTTAATTTACTGCGGACTAATTTTTCCAATCCTTTTTCCGGTGTAAAAGGGAAACTGCTCTTGCATAGTTGTTCCCAAATTGGGATTTTGTTACTTTACTGCATCTTTCTGTCACCGCAAGTGACATTTGCACTCTCAAGATTGCTCTCTGCTGTCTCCTTGTGTACCGATGGAGTTATATTACTGCTGTAGTACTTATCTGAGTTTTCTTCTGGGTGTACCTTGCATTTTAGTCATTTGGTACTTGTACAATCTTTGTTTACTTTGATAATGGTGTCATAACAAAATCCATAATTTTTTTATTGAACTCTATTTTTTCCGCAACCCTTCTTTTGAGGCCCCATTTGGTTCATTTGAAAGTATTGTATTTTTCTGATTGCTGCGAAGGCTTCTATTGCATTTATTTCCTATCTTCAACATTAGAAATACCATTATCATTGAATGGACACCAAATttcatatatatattatatatatatatatattccggttCATTTATACTTGTGGTATTTTAGTTGGTATGATGCATTTGTTCTATACACTAGGTTTTCCATAATTGGTGACACATGGCTCGATGCAGGACCAAGTCGAGAATTTCGGGTAGTGAGGGATAATAGACACGGTGCGGTGGAAAATGGAGCAGAGCAACACAAAGTTTCAACATATATGCAAGCGTCTGATAGGAGGTataattgttttatatttcttttgaaatCACTCTTATTTCCTGTATTACAATAGCATATATCGGTGCTTGGAGACATGAGCACAGACCAGTCTCTCCGTGGGCATTTCTGCGTGTCTACATTATGGTTTTCAGCATTCATACCACAGCAAACTCATATATTCATTAGTGCACTGTACTAATTTTTCACCAGTTGCTGCCAAGTCTTTATATCTTCACACTTGCATGTTTATGTCATGAATACTGCAGTTGTTTTTTcgaagtttttttcttttgttataTGTGTGTACATCAATTAATGTACCATTAATTTACTTAGAGACTGAACCGAAACACAGTTAGCTATTTTTCATGCTTGATTCTTACAAGTAAACTACTACTTTGCTTAGTGGAATTTCTCTCTCTAGTGGAGTTGTAGTTCAATCTGATCAAAATCGCCCTCCACCTACAACCTCGGAAGGTCAGATCATGCATCAAAGTGCAAAGAGTAGCTACAACTCTGACATGCATCAGATGAAGAGGGATGCTCAGGGTACTGCTCAGAGGCATGCAAGGCCATATCTGAAGAATTCTCAGAATGAACATCAGTATCCTAATTCTGATCTACATCATGCTTCATCCAATTACAAAGCGGCTGGAGGATTTGTCCGAGCAAATCGACGTGAAGCTGGAGTGGCTAATGCTCCGAGGCAGTATTCTGGTCGTCCAGGTTCACAGTTTCATGGACCAAATGATTCTTATCATGCAAATATTCAAAGGGGGAATTTTGCCTCAGCTGGGCCTTCTGTTCGCCGCCCGTCATTTATGCCTAGAAACACTCAACCCAATCATAGACCTGCAGTAGACACAGTAACTCGTGGCAGATCTGTTGGTAGACCTTTTGGTAACCAAAACCACAGCAGGTATCACCAGGGTCCTGCTAGCAACCAAAAAGGTAATATTCTTGGTGATATAATGTTGTACATTTGGTTGGCAATCTCATGTCTGAAATTTTGTGCTCTGTTGTTTTCTGAATGACGTAATATAGAACAAGTTTTATTCTTTTAAGAATGATGGCGTTTACATGTTAGAGATAAAAGCATTTCTTCTTTTATGCTTTGCTCTCCATCATAGGAGCTTCTTTCTCTTGCTCTATGAGTCTAGCACTGAGATGTGCTGGTTAGGAGAGAAAACACATTAACAAAGTAACTCAGATAAACTTAACACGGTTAGGGTCATCATCTTGTTTGCTTCCTTAGCAAGTCAGAAACAGCATTTGTAAGGAATGGAGTGTACTTTTCTCTTTTCACCAACAAGTTATGTTTATAAGCTCAATAACCAGTAAAAATTAAAATTTGTGCAAATTTACGCgaataaatagtactccctccgtaaactaatataagagcgtttagatcactactttagttatctaaacgctcttatcttagtttacagagggagtaaaagTTTGTGGTGTACCTCATATCTAGGCTTTACTTTGGAATCACTAGTTCTCTTATCTGTATTTTTTTAAGGAAGCTATGtggtatttttctttatttgtctTTTTGTCACAAATGTTCTTTAGGTTTACAAGCTTAAAAATGAAATGCTAAGGTATGCTTTactccttttgttttctttctttctgcAGTCATACAACCAGCTAAGGAATGGAAGCCAAAATCGACAAATAAGTCTTGCACCAACGACGCTGATAACAGTGGGACAAATGCAACATCTCCTTTAGATAGCAAAGCTGAAAATGCTAATGTGCTGGATGTGAACAGCTCGTGTGACAAAAGTTCTCATGCTAACGTGCATGAGATGGAGCATGTGATTATCCCAGAGCATCTCCGTGTGCCAGAGTATGAGCAGACAAGATTAAGATTCGGCAGTTTCACTCCTGGGTTTGATTCGCCTGAGCATGAGCAGACAAGAATAAGATTCGGCAGTTTCTCTCCTGGGTTTGATTCAGACCAATTACCGACTTCAGCTTCTCCAGAACTGGAACAACCAGAACAGTTAGGTGAACCTTTGCCAATTATAAGAATTGATGATACTTGACAATATGAATGAAATTTTACTTACAAATAATTACCGTCTATCTGTCCCCTGAAAAGCACTTGATTATTGAATTTTCATTAAAAAGTAATAGCGTAGTGGTAGGAAGCCTGTATAGCTGATAGAGCCAGCTTCTTCTGATAGACCTAATAACTTTAGGGCTTCATATTCTTAGATGATCTCACCTCAGGATGGTTTTGTAACTTTTTGCACGGTAATGATAGTAATGCTCTAGTTCTTTTGGAATTGATAATTGTAGGCTGATTCTGATTATGCTTCTTGTGTGTGTAGTGTACAAGAACCTGTTCAACTGGTTGTCCAAGAGGATGAGTTTGATACTGAACATGACGAAGTGGATGAGCAAGTTGGATCACAACTCACTACTATATCCACATCGGCAGCAGAGAGTTCTTTACAACCATCTGAGGATAGTGAACAGATGAATGGTCAAGAAGTTGAGGATGATGACGGACTGGGCTTAGTTCAGAGTGATACTCCACTTGGTGCAGCAGATGACCATAATATTCAAAGCACCTCTGGTTTGACTGCCTTTTCTGTAAGTCAATTGTGAAGTGTCCTTTGTTTTCTGAGATGATTTTTGGTTCACTGATGCTGAGATGATTGAACTTACTTTTCATCTGCCATTTGTTTTCTGAGGTTATTTATTAGACAGGAAATTCTGCTGCATTATTAAGACAAGTCGTTGAATTAAAATGATAATTGTGTCATTTTTTTCCAGGCATATGGTCATGAGGATCCTAATATGCATCCCAATAATGAGGCACAGTTATACGGGCTGGTTGAGCCTAATGTGCACCAACAAGTGTTGGCTTCATCTTCTCAGGTAGATGTTCCATTGAAGTTTATCTTGGGTCTCCCGTGTGGATAAAATATGAAACAAATGCCATACCTACTATATACTGACACCCCCTCCCTCTCTGTAAGCAGGGGTATACTTCGGTGAATCCAGGAGCAGATAATGCTGTGCAAGTATTCAGAATGCCAGAACCCAGTGTTCATTCACAAGTTCTCCCTTCTGCATCTGAGGTAGAGACTCACCTTGCTATCAATTGGGGTTAACTAACTGAGATTTTCCAACGTACCTTTTACTGCACTAGCTTTCAAGGACCATTACTTGTTATATCCAAGGCTGGGTGCAGGCTCCAGCAGAGGGAACCTAGCAGTTCGACTCCTATTTCTCCCCCGTGAAGTTTTGACTTACCATCGTGCTGATTAGGGCTGGGCTGGCTAAATAAATCCATATTAACAATTCCACTCTGATCTGCTCTCTCATCTAATAATCTCGGATAGTTCTTTAGACTGTAAAGCTAGACTGAGTTAACTACTTGAGCCAGCATCCTGTAGTTTGGCGCACTGTGTTAGGACCAGCACTGTCAAAGGCTCAAAAAGCTCTCACTTAGGCGCCGAGTTGCAAAAACACTCACATATGGGCTTATAAAAGCTCAAAAGGCCTAGGTGCAAAGATGAGGCCCAGCAAGGTAAAGGCGCCTCATGCTGCAGGAAGAGCGAAGTAGCACCAGCAGATCTGGAACATTGGGGGCGGGATAGCCAACCGCCTCACCCTTGTTTCTCCCTCGTGTTCTTgttaggtactccctccattcacaaatatgagatgttttggatatttcagtaTGGACTACGTACGGACTGacatgagtgaacaaacacactaaaacgtgcatatacatctgattcagaaaaaagttagaacatcttaaaTTTGTGAACGGGGAGGGAGTATGGTTTGGTGGCTGTGCTTCAGGGATGGGAAGAAAATATAACTAACCCGCTGATTTTTCTCCC
The sequence above is drawn from the Triticum aestivum cultivar Chinese Spring chromosome 7A, IWGSC CS RefSeq v2.1, whole genome shotgun sequence genome and encodes:
- the LOC123152154 gene encoding uncharacterized protein isoform X4, yielding MAGGVGGRGGGPRASSDSKAARAPNPAIDSTIKSIKEVVGGHSEDDIYDALRESNMDPNETAQRLLNQDPFHEVKRKRDKKRESVGQKNLAETTAQGEHGTQRTKPHTQRVEIDQRRAHNHGQTYGPSREFRVVRDNRHGAVENGAEQHKVSTYMQASDRSGVVVQSDQNRPPPTTSEGQIMHQSAKSSYNSDMHQMKRDAQGTAQRHARPYLKNSQNEHQYPNSDLHHASSNYKAAGGFVRANRREAGVANAPRQYSGRPGSQFHGPNDSYHANIQRGNFASAGPSVRRPSFMPRNTQPNHRPAVDTVTRGRSVGRPFGNQNHSRYHQGPASNQKVIQPAKEWKPKSTNKSCTNDADNSGTNATSPLDSKAENANVLDVNSSCDKSSHANVHEMEHVIIPEHLRVPEYEQTRLRFGSFTPGFDSPEHEQTRIRFGSFSPGFDSDQLPTSASPELEQPEHVQEPVQLVVQEDEFDTEHDEVDEQVGSQLTTISTSAAESSLQPSEDSEQMNGQEVEDDDGLGLVQSDTPLGAADDHNIQSTSGLTAFSAYGHEDPNMHPNNEAQLYGLVEPNVHQQVLASSSQQGYTSVNPGADNAVQVFRMPEPSVHSQVLPSASEALSSQLASSSPIAMSTQQQHMSQQQQAAQMYPPMHVQHYPNFMPYRHPLYSPVYVPPMAMPNYSANVPYPANGNNYLQMAGGGSHLTAGQVKYGVSQYKPVPAGNPSGYGNYTHPAGYTISSPGVIGAGVGVDDVNRMKYKDNNIYAPTPQVETSDIWIQNREIPTLQCPPYYNLSGQATPGAYMPNPGNASFSATAQSSHAQFPGMYHPQQPPSIVSPHPMVHQQVPSAIGPNVGVGVAAPGPQVGAYQQQQLGHMNWRQPNF
- the LOC123152154 gene encoding uncharacterized protein isoform X2 codes for the protein MAGGVGGRGGGPRASSDSKAARAPNPAIDSTIKSIKEVVGGHSEDDIYDALRESNMDPNETAQRLLNQDPFHEVKRKRDKKRESVGQKNLAETTAQGEHGTQRTKPHTQRVEIDQRRAHNHGQTYGPSREFRVVRDNRHGAVENGAEQHKVSTYMQASDRSGISLSSGVVVQSDQNRPPPTTSEGQIMHQSAKSSYNSDMHQMKRDAQGTAQRHARPYLKNSQNEHQYPNSDLHHASSNYKAAGGFVRANRREAGVANAPRQYSGRPGSQFHGPNDSYHANIQRGNFASAGPSVRRPSFMPRNTQPNHRPAVDTVTRGRSVGRPFGNQNHSRYHQGPASNQKVIQPAKEWKPKSTNKSCTNDADNSGTNATSPLDSKAENANVLDVNSSCDKSSHANVHEMEHVIIPEHLRVPEYEQTRLRFGSFTPGFDSPEHEQTRIRFGSFSPGFDSDQLPTSASPELEQPEHVQEPVQLVVQEDEFDTEHDEVDEQVGSQLTTISTSAAESSLQPSEDSEQMNGQEVEDDDGLGLVQSDTPLGAADDHNIQSTSGLTAFSAYGHEDPNMHPNNEAQLYGLVEPNVHQQVLASSSQGYTSVNPGADNAVQVFRMPEPSVHSQVLPSASEALSSQLASSSPIAMSTQQQHMSQQQQAAQMYPPMHVQHYPNFMPYRHPLYSPVYVPPMAMPNYSANVPYPANGNNYLQMAGGGSHLTAGQVKYGVSQYKPVPAGNPSGYGNYTHPAGYTISSPGVIGAGVGVDDVNRMKYKDNNIYAPTPQVETSDIWIQNREIPTLQCPPYYNLSGQATPGAYMPNPGNASFSATAQSSHAQFPGMYHPQQPPSIVSPHPMVHQQVPSAIGPNVGVGVAAPGPQVGAYQQQQLGHMNWRQPNF
- the LOC123152154 gene encoding uncharacterized protein isoform X5 → MAGGVGGRGGGPRASSDSKAARAPNPAIDSTIKSIKEVVGGHSEDDIYDALRESNMDPNETAQRLLNQDPFHEVKRKRDKKRESVGQKNLAETTAQGEHGTQRTKPHTQRVEIDQRRAHNHGQTYGPSREFRVVRDNRHGAVENGAEQHKVSTYMQASDRSGVVVQSDQNRPPPTTSEGQIMHQSAKSSYNSDMHQMKRDAQGTAQRHARPYLKNSQNEHQYPNSDLHHASSNYKAAGGFVRANRREAGVANAPRQYSGRPGSQFHGPNDSYHANIQRGNFASAGPSVRRPSFMPRNTQPNHRPAVDTVTRGRSVGRPFGNQNHSRYHQGPASNQKVIQPAKEWKPKSTNKSCTNDADNSGTNATSPLDSKAENANVLDVNSSCDKSSHANVHEMEHVIIPEHLRVPEYEQTRLRFGSFTPGFDSPEHEQTRIRFGSFSPGFDSDQLPTSASPELEQPEHVQEPVQLVVQEDEFDTEHDEVDEQVGSQLTTISTSAAESSLQPSEDSEQMNGQEVEDDDGLGLVQSDTPLGAADDHNIQSTSGLTAFSAYGHEDPNMHPNNEAQLYGLVEPNVHQQVLASSSQGYTSVNPGADNAVQVFRMPEPSVHSQVLPSASEALSSQLASSSPIAMSTQQQHMSQQQQAAQMYPPMHVQHYPNFMPYRHPLYSPVYVPPMAMPNYSANVPYPANGNNYLQMAGGGSHLTAGQVKYGVSQYKPVPAGNPSGYGNYTHPAGYTISSPGVIGAGVGVDDVNRMKYKDNNIYAPTPQVETSDIWIQNREIPTLQCPPYYNLSGQATPGAYMPNPGNASFSATAQSSHAQFPGMYHPQQPPSIVSPHPMVHQQVPSAIGPNVGVGVAAPGPQVGAYQQQQLGHMNWRQPNF
- the LOC123152154 gene encoding uncharacterized protein isoform X3, which gives rise to MAGGVGGRGGGPRASSDSKAARAPNPAIDSTIKSIKEVVGGHSEDDIYDALRESNMDPNETAQRLLNQDPFHEVKRKRDKKRESVGQKNLAETTAQGEHGTQRTKPHTQRVEIDQRRAHNHGPSREFRVVRDNRHGAVENGAEQHKVSTYMQASDRSGISLSSGVVVQSDQNRPPPTTSEGQIMHQSAKSSYNSDMHQMKRDAQGTAQRHARPYLKNSQNEHQYPNSDLHHASSNYKAAGGFVRANRREAGVANAPRQYSGRPGSQFHGPNDSYHANIQRGNFASAGPSVRRPSFMPRNTQPNHRPAVDTVTRGRSVGRPFGNQNHSRYHQGPASNQKVIQPAKEWKPKSTNKSCTNDADNSGTNATSPLDSKAENANVLDVNSSCDKSSHANVHEMEHVIIPEHLRVPEYEQTRLRFGSFTPGFDSPEHEQTRIRFGSFSPGFDSDQLPTSASPELEQPEHVQEPVQLVVQEDEFDTEHDEVDEQVGSQLTTISTSAAESSLQPSEDSEQMNGQEVEDDDGLGLVQSDTPLGAADDHNIQSTSGLTAFSAYGHEDPNMHPNNEAQLYGLVEPNVHQQVLASSSQQGYTSVNPGADNAVQVFRMPEPSVHSQVLPSASEALSSQLASSSPIAMSTQQQHMSQQQQAAQMYPPMHVQHYPNFMPYRHPLYSPVYVPPMAMPNYSANVPYPANGNNYLQMAGGGSHLTAGQVKYGVSQYKPVPAGNPSGYGNYTHPAGYTISSPGVIGAGVGVDDVNRMKYKDNNIYAPTPQVETSDIWIQNREIPTLQCPPYYNLSGQATPGAYMPNPGNASFSATAQSSHAQFPGMYHPQQPPSIVSPHPMVHQQVPSAIGPNVGVGVAAPGPQVGAYQQQQLGHMNWRQPNF
- the LOC123152154 gene encoding uncharacterized protein isoform X6, whose product is MAGGVGGRGGGPRASSDSKAARAPNPAIDSTIKSIKEVVGGHSEDDIYDALRESNMDPNETAQRLLNQDPFHEVKRKRDKKRESVGQKNLAETTAQGEHGTQRTKPHTQRVEIDQRRAHNHGPSREFRVVRDNRHGAVENGAEQHKVSTYMQASDRSGVVVQSDQNRPPPTTSEGQIMHQSAKSSYNSDMHQMKRDAQGTAQRHARPYLKNSQNEHQYPNSDLHHASSNYKAAGGFVRANRREAGVANAPRQYSGRPGSQFHGPNDSYHANIQRGNFASAGPSVRRPSFMPRNTQPNHRPAVDTVTRGRSVGRPFGNQNHSRYHQGPASNQKVIQPAKEWKPKSTNKSCTNDADNSGTNATSPLDSKAENANVLDVNSSCDKSSHANVHEMEHVIIPEHLRVPEYEQTRLRFGSFTPGFDSPEHEQTRIRFGSFSPGFDSDQLPTSASPELEQPEHVQEPVQLVVQEDEFDTEHDEVDEQVGSQLTTISTSAAESSLQPSEDSEQMNGQEVEDDDGLGLVQSDTPLGAADDHNIQSTSGLTAFSAYGHEDPNMHPNNEAQLYGLVEPNVHQQVLASSSQQGYTSVNPGADNAVQVFRMPEPSVHSQVLPSASEALSSQLASSSPIAMSTQQQHMSQQQQAAQMYPPMHVQHYPNFMPYRHPLYSPVYVPPMAMPNYSANVPYPANGNNYLQMAGGGSHLTAGQVKYGVSQYKPVPAGNPSGYGNYTHPAGYTISSPGVIGAGVGVDDVNRMKYKDNNIYAPTPQVETSDIWIQNREIPTLQCPPYYNLSGQATPGAYMPNPGNASFSATAQSSHAQFPGMYHPQQPPSIVSPHPMVHQQVPSAIGPNVGVGVAAPGPQVGAYQQQQLGHMNWRQPNF
- the LOC123152154 gene encoding uncharacterized protein isoform X1; amino-acid sequence: MAGGVGGRGGGPRASSDSKAARAPNPAIDSTIKSIKEVVGGHSEDDIYDALRESNMDPNETAQRLLNQDPFHEVKRKRDKKRESVGQKNLAETTAQGEHGTQRTKPHTQRVEIDQRRAHNHGQTYGPSREFRVVRDNRHGAVENGAEQHKVSTYMQASDRSGISLSSGVVVQSDQNRPPPTTSEGQIMHQSAKSSYNSDMHQMKRDAQGTAQRHARPYLKNSQNEHQYPNSDLHHASSNYKAAGGFVRANRREAGVANAPRQYSGRPGSQFHGPNDSYHANIQRGNFASAGPSVRRPSFMPRNTQPNHRPAVDTVTRGRSVGRPFGNQNHSRYHQGPASNQKVIQPAKEWKPKSTNKSCTNDADNSGTNATSPLDSKAENANVLDVNSSCDKSSHANVHEMEHVIIPEHLRVPEYEQTRLRFGSFTPGFDSPEHEQTRIRFGSFSPGFDSDQLPTSASPELEQPEHVQEPVQLVVQEDEFDTEHDEVDEQVGSQLTTISTSAAESSLQPSEDSEQMNGQEVEDDDGLGLVQSDTPLGAADDHNIQSTSGLTAFSAYGHEDPNMHPNNEAQLYGLVEPNVHQQVLASSSQQGYTSVNPGADNAVQVFRMPEPSVHSQVLPSASEALSSQLASSSPIAMSTQQQHMSQQQQAAQMYPPMHVQHYPNFMPYRHPLYSPVYVPPMAMPNYSANVPYPANGNNYLQMAGGGSHLTAGQVKYGVSQYKPVPAGNPSGYGNYTHPAGYTISSPGVIGAGVGVDDVNRMKYKDNNIYAPTPQVETSDIWIQNREIPTLQCPPYYNLSGQATPGAYMPNPGNASFSATAQSSHAQFPGMYHPQQPPSIVSPHPMVHQQVPSAIGPNVGVGVAAPGPQVGAYQQQQLGHMNWRQPNF